aataaaatgatgagCCAAAAGTGGCCAAAGCAAACTGCAGATCTTGTGATCGACCCAGGAAATCATTGATGACACTTTCCTGGTCTTTACTTTTCTTTCTGCCACCTTTTCACtccactttttcttcttctttctctcacctTTGCGCATGTTTATTTCTAATCCCTATAACTTCCCTCTCTTGTTGTTTCTTCCAGCAACTGGATAAGTTTCCACGTGAAAGGCACCTCTCTGCCACGGGCGCTGCACTGCTGGGACCGGAGTCTGGAGGCGGCCCGCCACAACAGAACCCCAGCCAAAGGCTGTCCTTTCCACCTGGTGGACTCCTGCCAGTGGCCCCAGTGCAACCCCACCTGCCCGGCCTTGGTGGACCGGGCCACGCAGCAGGAGCTCACCTTGCTCCAGATGATGGTCGCCATGGGCCTCGACCTCCAGAAGCTGGGTCTGGATCCCCAGGGAGATGCAGAGTCTCTGGCCAGCATGGTTACTAGCAACGGTggctaaatgtaaaataaagtgtATCGAAGCTCGAGCTATATGCAAAAAGGCTTAATAGAAGAAATAATGTGTTGAAATTGTAATGTAACCATCGAATTAGTACAGGAATCGTCTCGTGCTGCTCAGTGTTCCATTGTGTGCTTCATGTGTCTGTTAATGTGGTGACCGGTGGTGGTGTCACTGGGTCGGAGTGGTTTGGCCGTCCCTCTACTGGACACGAGAGGGAACAGCGCTTAGGTCCAACTCAAaggtgtttgagttgtgctgGTTGAATAGTTTTGACAGGCACACGTACTGACGGCTCTCTCCTTCAACACACTTTCATCGCGATCACAGGAAAATCAAACTTCAGAGCGTAGCAGTAGAGTTGATGTTTAATGAATAGAGGCTCCTTCAAAAATATCAGCACCTGTTGCTTTGACAAGGCtcatgaaaaataaacatttgcaCACACTATACTATCGTAGGTTAACATTTTAATATGCTTTAAAGAAAGATGTATGTACTGGGAAGTACTTTCTACCAAACAGTCGATAGTTTTCATTCAATATCAGTTATTCATGTGCCAACTTTTGATTATTCTGATTTGGATTCAGACTAACCtgataatgtttttttacaagTTCAAAAAGACACTGGTTGTGATTTCTGCGACTCAGTTTTAGTCTCTCGCTCCCGATGGTGAATGTGCACGGTGTTCTTCTGTAAAGGCCGGCAGGAGTTCAACTATTTAAAATGTGCCGTCTGCATTAAATTAATATAATCGCcttaaaaacaaacaacgctGTGGTTATTTACCGCTCAGTGGTCAGGACCACGAGGGACATGCATGGACATATGTCAGGCTACGTATTGCAATCCTTAATAGTTCTCAATATTGGCAACTTATGGCTTCTTTCCCAAATGGTGTGCATGGCAAGGCATTTTCAGATGTgactgtaactgtgtgttatATTTTCATCGAGGTGCAGTAATAACAAATGATAATAATGTGACAATAACTGTTCCTGCTGTTAAGAAGCATCAGACTGAGTTGTTGCTCATGTTGAAACAGGGAATAAAGATTTTAATTGGCTCTGACAACATGGACTCATGTTTGTTTGATTCTCTTCATTTTAATACAATTGTttgagctatttattttgacatttgtatagtttgattgtaaagtaatattgattaatcATCGCCTacttaggttatattttgatatgttagaagagtTTTCTGATGATAGttatagtttagtttaatacattgtgattgttgtttaaatgcatttagttttaggattggTTCACTGGGCACCCGTGGTTAtaggtgtgggtagcttcaggacctCTTCTGTTTTACAGATATTGTGCTTTTGGAAAAACTCACAAACAAAGACCCCCGAATTTACAATTCTTATTGGAAAATAAAAGGAGAACATTCAACGTGTCCACTTTCCTTTGCTGCCAAATGACAACATCATATCCTCTTTTTTTCACTGGAATGTACTAGGCATAAAGCAATGAATAGGCTTGTTTTCCATATctttcagacctcctccccctccacgctccaacccgttgcctcaggtccgccggcacaaacactctgaagatcatcaggaccaagcgccggacctggggtgaccgCGCCTTCTCGGCAGCTGCACCCCCTCTGGAACGCTCTCCCCGAccacatccgtcaggctcccaccctacctttatttaagcaagccctcaaaacaccagtaggggcgagatccccctagcgacgctggcactcagtggcacctcagtgggcAGTCCTTGGCAAGTGCTGTGGCAGTGCCCGCAGCACTCACTCAGCAGCGACAACTCACTCCACTGCACCTCCACTGGCACACCTCAGTGGCAGCAAGTGccacagatacagacagacttagatttttaataatattttaaaatacttaataaaaatatgcaatacgatattgctgtacaaatatattgtactatattgaatattgtttttgctACTCACGTCACTCACttgtctaaagtttaagcactggcacaaGTGACACACTTGTGCcgcacttgccatcagttgccagcagttgccagcaatattcaatatagtacagcagtattgtacagcaatatcgtattgcatattttaagtaagtctaaaaaaatacattatctgtgTCTCTGGCACTTGCTTGCACTTTGCCACTGAGAGGCCACTGAGGTGGTGTGAGGGTGCAGTGagggtgccagtgagttgtcgctagTACTGGGCCCGGCGCACTGACAccccacagacttgccactgaggtgccactgaggtgccagtgaggtgccagtgagttgtcggtgccagtgattgcactcgccctctctccaaaacacacctcttccaaatTGCTTTCACCTGCTAATCCCTTACCCTGATACGACTCATACAGCTTCcccagtttgttttcctttctttacgttactgttcctgtttgttcgtcttgtctgctatctttgttctgtctgtctcttgttccctgtaaagcgtctttgggtattttaaaaagcgctatagaagtccgaattattattcttattatagtTTTTTAAATGCTGAAAATTAATATTTGTTTGCCCTCAACAGGGAATATTGCTCTGGATAAGAACattttaatatgattgtaaAATACATTATGCATGGTAATGAATACAGATGTATGCATGCAATTGTACACCCATACTCCTGGGAGGCGCTGGTTTAATTTTGACACATATTTGGCAAGTCCTGCACGTAAACCGGGTTGCAAATATTTCGCTTTTTCCGAAAAAACTCTTTTTGGAAGCCACATTACCGGAAAACATGTAACGTGCAAATATTGTCTTAACCGTTTTTACATTTGCACAGCGGGTGTGCAGTGCGTTTCTTATCGTAAACATAAATACGGTGATTAAACGGCGGCGTCGTTCAtctcaacttttaaaaaaagtcttggattatttcccataatgcaccgcTGTTCGCATCCACTTCCTCTTTCCGCCATATTGCAGAACCGGTAAGATGCCTGATTCCACTGCCACTCTCAATCTTTAAAGTATCTTAAGCATCTGAATGTCAAATGTTCCATTTATGTGATCATCTCGAAGCCAAAGTGCTTACGAATGATTTGTGGTCATTATCGCTTCGATTAACGAGACGAATTAAACACAACTGGACCACCAACGGTCGCCGAAGCGGTCCCTCTGCTCGGCCCAGGGAatcggtgcgttcagggacgcCTGGAACTGTTAGCTTTGAAACCGCGGGAGTGTCTTTTTACTCCAAATGAACGAGACGTAACACGTTCTCTTGTTAAAATGCGAGTGTAATGTCTGTTGTCCGAGGTCGACACGTCGTTGAACGCTGTATCTGGCTGAAGGGGAGGGATGCTTCGCTACTTTGTCAACGTAACGTAGTCGGCTAGGTGTCGTTAGCTTCTCTGTGCTCATGAAGGACCGACCATGCTTTGTTGAAATCGTACTTATTCGGTGTTACGCGGAACAAAATTGCGAGCTGCACCGACTTTGCGTAAAATTCGGCTCGAATCTGGTAAAATAGCCTCCGGAACTCACAAAATATTAGCCTAGTTGCTAGTAACGTTACCTGTGTGAGAAATTCTCTCGTCGTGACAGGCAAAGGGCTTCACAATACTTTGATCATTGGACTTAATTCGCATGTTCTTCACTTGTATATTCATTTCCAATATATAATGACGGTCAAACGTCATCTTTGGTGTCATAGTATGGAGTGTGATGCTCCTTTTTTaagtaaaaagtaaaatgcTCCAGCTCAGAGGTTCATTAATCCACGTTGTGAAAACACAAGTATTCCTCTCCATAGAGGGTGAAGCAGAGTGTAATACCACTGTAATGAAGTGGTGTGTGCATACTGTTCACATACAGTGGGACGTGGAGCTATGCACAGCGTAGTTTGTTAACTCTGACTCACACATATCACTCTAATCATCTCATCTCTCTATTTGTCTGCAGGCATCATGGTGCGCATGAACGTTCTCGCAGATGCTCTGAAATGCATCAACAATGCTGAGAAGCGTGGGAAACGCCAGGTCCTCCTCAGGCCCTGCTCCAAGGTTATTGTGCGCTTCCTAACCGTCATGATGAAGCACGGTGAGTGACCGCTTGTTTTCAGATTTTCATTGAGGCGTGTTTTTGGTATTAAACACTAGGCTAATCGTGTGGCAGTGCTTTCTTCTGTGCATTGTGTACGGTTGTAAAGCCGGATGCACCTGACCGTTAATAGTATTCTCTTCTTTGTCGTCGTTCCTCCAGGTTACATTGGTGAGTTTGAGATCATTGACGACCACAGAGCTGGCAAAATCGTCGTCAATCTCACAGGCAGGCTGAACAAGGTAAAATGTCTTTGTGGATCCAGCTACACCACTTGGTGTAAGATGATTTCACTtaaatcagggttcgtacggtcatggaaaacctggaaaagtcgtggaattttaaaatgctcatttccaggcctggaaaagtcatggaacaaacttaaatcataaaagtttttggaaaagtcatggaaatgttataatcacgtgttcatttacgtcgagtttgaaataatcaatttgttttttaaagaaagacgctcaaaatataagccggcgtacgctctcgatacgcaacattttcatgtttatactgagatttcagtgtggtcatggaaatccattgatcaaaatgtgtaagaaccctgttaaatgcaatgttttatttgtctggCTGCGTACGGATTAACATAAATTACACTACGAATTAAACATAACTCATTGATGTTAAAGAGTGCCTTGTTTTCAAAGTGGTTAATGCAACAGGGGAATGCTCACGCCTTCAGATGCTGCATCTTGCTCTATGTTaacaatgtgtttttgtgtctttcagTGTGGAGTGATCAGTCCACGTTTTGATCTCCAGCTCAAGGATCTGGAGAAGTGGCAGAACAACCTGCTGCCATCAAGACAGTTTGGGTGAGAATTGTATTCACTGACCTTTGTGTATATTGTTTAATATATGGTGTGTGCATAACTCGAACCTGAATGATGGCATTGATGTAGTGCTCGACCTTAAATCCGCCAGTCTTGCTCAGAGTGGGCTTGGTTTGCAGCTCATCTTGCCTGCTAGATGCTTTCTGTTGCTTTGTGGTCCTTCGGAAATAAGTTAATTTAGTTTTCTCTCAAGAGATTTGAAGATATTGTTCATGAGTTTGTTTCTCAGAATCCCAATTTGCTGTATATTGGAATAGTTTTTACTGGAGAAACACTTGGAGGGCAGGTCgccctgtttttatttatctaaTGACAATTACTGTATCGTCATTTGTAAACAGATTAGCTCATATTATCTGAGAAGACACGAGTTGCTCGTCGACCGCTGCATTGATCTGTTAGGTGGTCATTCACTCAGCTGTACATTTCTGTGCCGGTTTTCCTGTGCTTTCCAAACGGGGAAGTATGAGGACCGCATCTAAGTCACTAACATTACTTAACACACCATAAGGATGTATTTATACTGCATGTGTAGCTTCATCATCAACGTGCGTTAGGTCGGATATAACATTATTTTTATAATGATGGGAAATTCCATTGATAAAACCTTTTATATTTAGGCTGTTTCTGAGATTGCCGTGAGGTTGCTTCATGAAGAACTTACACCatagaaatatattatttttggggCCAGAGCAGTGggcctatttttttaaatatttgttaacTAATAGTTGGGGCTAGGTTAGACGCCTCACTCCCGTAGTGGTTCTGTCCCAAATGTTTATTGCTGTACGTGTTTCAGCGCAATCTGTTAATCGGTTAAGAATCGTCAGACCGTCTAAAGAGCGTACACGCTCGAGCGTTCATCAAACAACCTGGATGTGGTGAGGCAATTAAACGGCTTTCACAAATGCAGACTGCCTTTTACAAAGCAAAAATAATTATGTAAACATCAAATCTCCAGGAAgaggtgtttttttgtttgttgtttttttgctgtgGTGGCACTTTACGCTCTTTGCTGTGTTCCAGACAAAGATGGCAACGATGCTGCAGTTACAGATAATAGAAATCggtgttttccatgaccctGCGGCCACATTGAAATTGATTTAGCAAAACCTTTTTGTTCAAGCCACTGTTGACCACTGTAGAAAAGTTGTTTTCATGTTTCTAGGAAGCTTTGAGATTCACCGCGTTGACGCCACAAGTTGGACGTTTTCTCCTGCGTGCAGCGATGCTCTAAAATATGCTTTGCAGGCGTCCACTTCCTGTATGACACGATCTGATAAATTCCCTTCATTAGGATTTTGTTAACGCATTGTGTCAAGAAATGGCCAAAGCAATGGAAAAATCACACAACTCAAAATGGCCGACCTCTGGTAAAGCTTAGAGCGTAGTCCCAAGAggtttaca
The nucleotide sequence above comes from Pseudoliparis swirei isolate HS2019 ecotype Mariana Trench chromosome 24, NWPU_hadal_v1, whole genome shotgun sequence. Encoded proteins:
- the rps15a gene encoding 40S ribosomal protein S15a, with product MVRMNVLADALKCINNAEKRGKRQVLLRPCSKVIVRFLTVMMKHGYIGEFEIIDDHRAGKIVVNLTGRLNKCGVISPRFDLQLKDLEKWQNNLLPSRQFG